One Gloeobacter morelensis MG652769 DNA window includes the following coding sequences:
- a CDS encoding M23 family metallopeptidase, with product MEPRHPERWSIRIARSGREAVVIDVRPAAAVCAAVLALVGLFAGVRLALNHFELTVSGFERTVSGERERNTALEAQAGRLLGRLEQLEAEVRSLQRQANLAPTIDATAQGGAGAPEPGAGAGMMLSIANLRLDKLSKAMRAKKTIALALAERSARPAGLPVAGARLTSGFGPRRDPVMGGAEFHSGLDFAGPYGLPIRATAPGRVSRAGWGSGWGQHVVIDHGHGFETLYAHLSRLEVRAGDSLGRGDLVGRMGSTGRSTGTHLHYTVYLDGQAVDPSPYLGEAPSAPAL from the coding sequence ATGGAGCCCCGTCATCCCGAGCGCTGGTCGATCCGGATTGCCCGTTCAGGGCGCGAAGCGGTGGTCATCGACGTGAGGCCGGCGGCGGCAGTGTGCGCGGCGGTGCTGGCCCTGGTGGGGCTTTTTGCGGGAGTGCGTCTGGCACTGAACCATTTTGAGCTCACCGTGAGCGGCTTTGAGCGCACGGTGAGCGGCGAGCGCGAGCGCAACACGGCGCTTGAGGCGCAGGCGGGCCGGCTGCTCGGGCGGCTCGAGCAACTCGAAGCGGAGGTGCGCTCTTTACAGCGCCAGGCGAACCTCGCGCCGACCATCGACGCCACCGCTCAAGGGGGAGCGGGCGCCCCCGAACCGGGGGCCGGAGCGGGAATGATGCTTTCGATCGCCAATTTGCGCCTCGACAAACTCTCCAAGGCGATGCGCGCCAAAAAGACGATCGCCCTGGCCCTTGCGGAGCGCTCCGCCCGCCCGGCGGGATTGCCCGTGGCGGGGGCGCGCCTTACCTCGGGCTTCGGGCCGCGCCGCGACCCGGTGATGGGCGGCGCCGAATTTCATAGCGGCCTCGATTTTGCCGGCCCTTACGGTCTACCCATTCGCGCCACCGCCCCCGGCCGGGTGAGCCGGGCGGGCTGGGGGAGCGGCTGGGGTCAGCATGTCGTGATCGATCACGGACACGGCTTCGAGACGCTTTACGCGCACCTTTCGCGCCTTGAAGTGCGCGCAGGCGACAGCCTGGGGCGCGGCGACCTGGTCGGGCGCATGGGCAGCACCGGCCGCTCTACGGGCACCCACCTGCACTACACGGTCTACCTCGACGGCCAGGCGGTCGATCCAAGCCCATACCTGGGCGAAGCGCCGAGCGCTCCTGCCCTATGA
- a CDS encoding HNH endonuclease codes for MGKVLVLNASYEPLNITSWRRAVVLLLKEKAEQVEHNGRILKSSFPLPTVIRLRQYVQVPYKEIPLTRRNVLHRDGHTCQYCGSKEDLTIDHVVPRSKGGEDAWENVTTACVRCNIKKGNRTPKEAAMPLTTMPRRPHSSLHFEITKHLRGGINEEWRKYVIGMS; via the coding sequence ATGGGTAAAGTGCTCGTTCTCAATGCTTCGTACGAACCGCTGAATATTACCAGTTGGCGTCGGGCGGTGGTTCTATTGCTCAAAGAGAAGGCGGAGCAGGTCGAGCACAACGGCAGGATCCTCAAAAGCAGTTTTCCGCTTCCCACAGTGATCCGCCTGAGGCAGTACGTACAGGTCCCCTATAAAGAAATTCCCCTCACCCGCCGCAACGTGTTGCACCGCGACGGTCACACCTGCCAGTACTGCGGCTCCAAAGAGGATCTCACCATCGACCACGTCGTGCCCCGTTCGAAGGGGGGAGAGGACGCCTGGGAGAACGTGACCACCGCCTGCGTGCGCTGCAACATCAAAAAAGGCAACCGCACCCCCAAGGAGGCGGCCATGCCCCTGACCACCATGCCGCGCCGGCCCCACAGCTCTTTGCACTTTGAGATCACCAAGCACCTGCGCGGCGGCATCAACGAAGAGTGGCGCAAGTACGTGATCGGCATGTCATAG